The proteins below are encoded in one region of Alistipes communis:
- a CDS encoding flavin reductase family protein produces MKESWKPGTMIYPLPAVLVGCGDAPDNWNLLTVAWTGTVCTAPPMCYVSVRPERHSHALIARTGEFTINLTTAAMARAVDWCGVRSGRDYDKFRETGLTPLRGAVVAAPALEESPVVVECRVRQILPLGSHDMFLAEVVNVLVDDRYIDSATGRFDLERAGLVAYSHGEYFRLGELIGHFGWSVRRRKIIVRERKGRR; encoded by the coding sequence ATGAAAGAGAGTTGGAAACCCGGCACGATGATCTATCCGCTGCCGGCCGTGCTGGTGGGGTGCGGCGATGCGCCCGACAACTGGAACCTGCTGACTGTGGCGTGGACGGGGACGGTCTGCACCGCACCGCCGATGTGTTACGTCTCGGTGCGTCCCGAACGCCACTCCCATGCATTGATCGCGCGCACGGGCGAGTTCACGATCAACCTCACCACGGCTGCCATGGCGCGTGCCGTCGACTGGTGCGGCGTCCGTTCGGGTCGCGACTACGATAAATTCCGCGAGACGGGACTCACGCCCCTGCGCGGCGCGGTCGTGGCGGCTCCGGCGTTGGAGGAGTCGCCCGTCGTCGTCGAGTGCCGCGTGCGGCAGATCCTGCCGCTCGGGTCGCACGACATGTTTCTGGCGGAGGTCGTCAACGTGCTGGTCGACGACCGCTACATCGATTCCGCCACGGGGCGTTTCGATCTGGAACGAGCGGGGCTGGTGGCCTATTCGCACGGCGAATATTTCCGGCTGGGCGAGCTGATCGGCCATTTCGGCTGGTCGGTGCGGCGCCGCAAGATCATCGTCCGCGAACGAAAAGGCCGTCGCTGA